Proteins from a genomic interval of Rhodococcoides fascians A25f:
- a CDS encoding phosphoadenylyl-sulfate reductase, whose amino-acid sequence MSTRLNLTVEELKDIAERGARELDGASPLELLQWTEDNFGNDFIVASNMQDGVLVHLAAQVHPGVDVLFLDTGYHFAETIGTRDAVEAVYGVHVVNARAEKTVAEQDSIEGKDLFAREPNRCCAMRKVAPLKKELANYSAWVTGIRRVEAPTRANAPLISFDDAFGLVKINPIAPWSDEQMQAYIDEHSILVNPLVDEGYPSIGCAPCTVKPAPGADPRSGRWAGKAKTECGLHAS is encoded by the coding sequence ATGAGTACCAGGCTGAATTTGACGGTAGAGGAATTGAAGGACATCGCCGAGCGCGGTGCCCGCGAACTCGACGGGGCCAGCCCACTGGAGCTGCTGCAGTGGACCGAGGACAACTTCGGTAACGACTTCATCGTTGCCTCCAACATGCAGGACGGGGTTCTCGTTCACCTCGCTGCACAGGTTCACCCGGGTGTGGACGTGCTGTTCCTCGACACCGGCTACCACTTCGCCGAGACCATCGGAACGCGCGACGCCGTCGAGGCCGTCTACGGTGTTCATGTCGTCAACGCCCGCGCCGAGAAGACTGTCGCAGAACAGGATTCGATCGAGGGCAAGGACCTGTTCGCCCGCGAGCCCAATCGCTGCTGCGCGATGCGCAAGGTCGCGCCCTTGAAGAAGGAGCTGGCCAACTACAGCGCGTGGGTCACCGGCATCCGTCGGGTCGAGGCCCCCACCCGGGCCAACGCCCCGCTCATCTCTTTCGACGACGCCTTCGGCCTGGTGAAGATCAACCCGATCGCACCGTGGTCGGACGAGCAGATGCAGGCCTACATCGACGAACATTCGATACTGGTCAATCCCCTCGTCGACGAGGGATATCCGTCCATCGGGTGCGCACCGTGCACCGTCAAACCAGCCCCCGGCGCCGACCCACGTAGCGGTCGATGGGCCGGCAAGGCCAAGACCGAATGCGGGTTGCACGCCTCATGA
- a CDS encoding nitrite/sulfite reductase, translated as MSSTSDATTDAASATPRERTPRPTKRRAEGQWALGYREPLNANEQSKKDDNPLNVRARIENIYSKQGFDSIDKGDLRGRFRWWGLYTQREQGYDGTFTGDDNIDLLEAKYFMMRIRCDAGALNLEQLRVLAGISREFGRDTADLSDRENVQFHWIEVENVPEIWRRIEAVGLKTTEACGDCPRVVLGSPLAGEAVDEILDPTSAIDEIVERYIGKPEYSNLPRKFKTAISGLQDVVHEINDCAFVGVVHPEHGPGLDLWVGGGLSTNPMLAQRVGVWVPLADVPDVWEGVVSIFRDYGYRRLRTKARLKFLIKDWGIEKFRQVLEDEYLHRKLIDGPAPEKPARPRDHVGIQKLKNGLNAVGVAPIAGRVSGTILAAVADAAEKAGSDRVRFTPYQKLIVLDVPDETLEQLISDLDALGLPARPSHWRKNLMACSGIEFCKLSFAETRKRSQVLVPELEERLSDINSKLDVPITININGCPNSCARSQIADIGFKGLLVDDGAGNQIEGFQVHLGGSLGLDSAFGRKLRQHKVNSSELGDYIDRVVRNFDKHREDGERFAQWAVRADEADLR; from the coding sequence ATGTCGTCGACCAGCGACGCGACCACCGACGCTGCCTCCGCCACACCACGGGAGCGCACACCGCGGCCGACCAAGCGTCGAGCCGAGGGCCAGTGGGCACTGGGTTACCGGGAGCCACTGAACGCCAACGAGCAGTCCAAGAAGGACGACAACCCGCTCAACGTGCGTGCCCGCATCGAGAACATCTACTCCAAGCAGGGCTTCGACAGCATCGACAAGGGCGACCTTCGCGGCCGCTTCCGCTGGTGGGGCCTCTACACCCAGCGTGAACAGGGGTACGACGGCACCTTCACCGGTGACGACAACATCGACCTGCTCGAGGCCAAGTACTTCATGATGCGCATCCGCTGCGACGCGGGCGCACTGAACCTCGAGCAACTGCGTGTGCTCGCGGGAATCTCTCGAGAGTTCGGTCGCGACACCGCCGACCTGTCCGATCGAGAGAACGTGCAGTTCCATTGGATCGAGGTCGAGAACGTCCCCGAGATCTGGCGTCGGATCGAAGCGGTCGGCCTGAAGACCACCGAGGCGTGCGGCGACTGCCCACGCGTGGTGCTCGGTTCCCCGCTCGCGGGCGAGGCCGTCGACGAGATCCTCGACCCCACCTCCGCCATCGACGAGATCGTCGAGCGCTACATCGGCAAGCCGGAGTACTCCAACCTGCCGCGCAAGTTCAAGACGGCGATCTCGGGCCTGCAGGACGTGGTGCACGAGATCAACGACTGCGCATTCGTCGGCGTCGTACATCCCGAGCACGGGCCCGGACTCGACCTGTGGGTCGGCGGCGGACTGTCCACCAACCCCATGCTCGCGCAGCGAGTCGGCGTCTGGGTTCCGCTCGCGGACGTTCCCGACGTGTGGGAAGGCGTCGTCTCGATCTTCCGTGACTACGGCTACCGCCGGCTTCGCACCAAGGCGCGCCTGAAGTTCCTCATCAAGGACTGGGGCATCGAGAAGTTCCGCCAGGTCCTCGAGGACGAGTACCTGCACCGCAAGCTCATCGACGGCCCGGCGCCCGAGAAGCCCGCTCGGCCCCGTGATCATGTCGGGATCCAGAAGCTCAAGAACGGCCTCAACGCCGTCGGTGTTGCACCCATCGCGGGCCGCGTGTCCGGCACCATCCTCGCTGCCGTCGCCGACGCCGCCGAGAAGGCCGGGTCGGATCGCGTCCGGTTCACGCCGTACCAGAAGCTGATCGTCCTCGATGTTCCGGACGAGACGCTCGAGCAGCTGATCTCCGACCTCGATGCACTGGGCCTGCCTGCCCGGCCCTCGCACTGGCGTAAGAACCTGATGGCGTGCAGCGGCATCGAGTTCTGCAAGCTCTCGTTCGCCGAAACCCGCAAGCGTTCACAGGTTCTCGTCCCGGAGCTCGAAGAGCGCTTGTCCGACATCAACAGCAAGCTCGACGTGCCGATCACGATCAACATCAACGGCTGCCCCAATTCGTGCGCGCGGTCGCAGATCGCCGACATCGGCTTCAAGGGCCTTCTGGTCGACGACGGAGCCGGGAATCAGATCGAGGGTTTCCAGGTTCATCTCGGAGGCAGCCTCGGTCTGGACAGTGCGTTCGGCCGGAAGTTGCGCCAGCACAAGGTGAACAGCTCCGAGCTGGGAGATTACATCGACAGAGTGGTGCGCAATTTCGACAAGCACCGCGAGGACGGCGAACGGTTCGCTCAGTGGGCCGTGCGAGCAGACGAGGCGGATTTGCGATGA
- the hemW gene encoding radical SAM family heme chaperone HemW translates to MNTVVPVPSTFELPTEAFDGVGDRAFGIYVHVPFCATRCGYCDFNTYTAGELGTSASPQSWLEGLRRELDIAAGLIGAETGRVPTADTVFVGGGTPSLLGGDGLADVLGAVRSSFGLTDGGEVTTESNPESTSPEFFDRLRAAGFTRVSLGMQSAAPHVLAVLDRTHTPGRAVAAAKEARAAGFEHVNLDLIYGTPGERDSDLDQSLAAVLAAGVDHVSAYALIVEDGTAMARKVRRGELPAPDDDVLASRYERIDTALNAAGLSWYEVSNWATDADAQCRHNIGYWDGGDWWGAGPGAHSHIGGTRFWNVKHPAAYADRLATGVLPVHGSELLSAEDRHLEELMLTVRLRTGVPVSVLGPAERTAAEQAVVDGLMSAQGDRLVLTDRGRLLADAVVRSIAAA, encoded by the coding sequence GTGAATACCGTCGTACCCGTCCCGTCCACCTTCGAGTTGCCGACCGAGGCGTTCGACGGCGTGGGGGACCGGGCGTTCGGGATCTACGTGCACGTTCCGTTCTGCGCCACGCGATGCGGCTACTGCGACTTCAATACCTACACGGCGGGGGAGCTCGGTACGTCGGCGTCGCCGCAGTCGTGGTTGGAGGGCCTACGCCGGGAACTCGACATCGCCGCGGGGCTGATCGGAGCGGAAACCGGTCGCGTCCCGACGGCCGACACCGTCTTCGTCGGCGGCGGCACACCGTCACTGCTCGGGGGCGACGGATTGGCCGACGTCCTGGGTGCGGTCAGGTCCAGTTTCGGTCTGACCGACGGCGGCGAGGTGACCACCGAATCGAACCCGGAATCGACGTCTCCGGAGTTCTTCGACCGACTCCGCGCCGCAGGTTTCACCCGGGTCTCGCTCGGAATGCAGTCCGCCGCACCGCATGTGCTCGCAGTTCTCGATCGCACCCACACACCGGGTCGAGCGGTCGCTGCGGCGAAGGAGGCTCGCGCGGCCGGGTTCGAGCACGTCAACCTCGACCTCATCTACGGCACTCCGGGCGAGCGAGACAGCGACCTCGATCAGTCTCTTGCCGCCGTGCTCGCGGCAGGCGTCGACCACGTCTCGGCGTACGCGCTGATCGTCGAGGACGGCACGGCCATGGCCCGCAAAGTGCGCCGCGGTGAGCTGCCCGCCCCGGACGACGACGTGCTGGCGAGTCGATACGAACGTATCGACACGGCTCTGAACGCAGCAGGCCTTTCCTGGTACGAGGTGTCGAACTGGGCCACCGATGCCGACGCGCAGTGCCGCCACAACATCGGCTACTGGGACGGCGGCGACTGGTGGGGCGCGGGTCCGGGCGCACACAGCCACATCGGCGGCACCCGGTTCTGGAACGTCAAACACCCGGCGGCATACGCCGATCGCCTGGCCACCGGGGTACTGCCGGTGCACGGCAGCGAATTACTCAGCGCCGAGGATCGACACCTGGAGGAGCTGATGTTGACCGTCCGACTCCGCACGGGAGTGCCGGTGAGTGTGCTCGGGCCGGCCGAGCGCACCGCTGCCGAACAGGCGGTCGTAGACGGGTTGATGTCGGCGCAGGGTGACCGTCTCGTGCTGACCGACCGAGGACGATTGCTCGCCGACGCGGTAGTGCGCAGCATCGCAGCGGCGTAG
- a CDS encoding type II toxin-antitoxin system VapB family antitoxin, translating to MIFKGVRDGKPYPEHGLSIRDWSRIPPRQLRLDEIVTTTKVLELDRLLSEDSTFYGDLFPHAVQFRGVIYLEDGLHRAVRAALRNRTVLHARVFDYDALSA from the coding sequence ATGATCTTCAAGGGTGTTCGTGACGGCAAGCCGTACCCCGAGCACGGTCTGTCCATCCGCGACTGGTCGAGAATCCCGCCACGCCAGCTACGTTTGGACGAGATCGTCACCACGACAAAGGTGCTCGAACTCGACCGATTGCTGTCCGAGGACTCCACCTTCTACGGCGATCTCTTCCCCCACGCCGTGCAGTTCCGCGGCGTCATCTATCTCGAAGACGGTCTGCACCGAGCCGTGCGTGCAGCACTGCGGAACCGAACAGTGTTGCACGCCAGAGTGTTCGATTACGACGCCCTGAGTGCCTGA
- the hrcA gene encoding heat-inducible transcriptional repressor HrcA translates to MSSTDDRRFEVLRAIVADYVSTQEPVGSRALVERHNLGVSSATVRNDMAVLEAEGYIAQPHTSSGRVPTDKGYRQFVDRIADVKPLSAAERRAILEFLENGVDLDDVLRRGVRLLAQLTRQVAVVQYPTLSASSVRHLEVVALTPARLLLVLITDSGRVDQRIVELGDVLDDENLSQLRRLLGSALEGKRLAAASVAVAELAENAPAGLRDAMIRSATVLVESLVEHPEERLVLGGTANLTRNAADFAGDAGFPGSLRAVLEALEEQVVVLKLLAVTQDTRTVTVRIGEETQVEEMRGTSVISTGYGSAGMVLGGMGVLGPTRMDYPGTIASVAAVARYIGEVLAER, encoded by the coding sequence ATGTCGAGCACCGACGACAGGCGGTTCGAGGTTCTACGAGCGATCGTGGCGGACTACGTGTCCACCCAGGAACCCGTCGGTTCACGGGCGTTGGTCGAGCGACACAACCTCGGCGTGTCGAGTGCCACCGTGCGCAACGACATGGCTGTTCTCGAGGCCGAGGGGTACATCGCTCAACCGCACACCAGCTCCGGTCGGGTACCGACCGACAAGGGGTATCGCCAGTTCGTCGATCGGATCGCCGACGTCAAGCCGCTGTCGGCGGCCGAACGCCGGGCCATCCTGGAATTCCTCGAGAACGGCGTCGACCTGGACGATGTTCTGCGGCGCGGCGTCCGACTGTTGGCTCAGTTGACCCGTCAGGTTGCCGTGGTGCAGTACCCCACACTGTCGGCGTCGTCGGTTCGGCATCTCGAGGTGGTGGCGCTCACCCCGGCTCGGTTGCTGCTGGTGCTGATCACCGACTCGGGGCGGGTCGATCAGCGCATCGTCGAGCTCGGTGACGTCCTCGACGACGAGAATCTGTCGCAGCTGCGTCGCCTGCTCGGCAGCGCGTTGGAAGGAAAGCGACTGGCAGCCGCGTCCGTCGCGGTGGCCGAACTCGCCGAGAACGCTCCGGCCGGGCTCCGGGACGCCATGATCCGTTCGGCCACGGTGCTGGTGGAATCGCTGGTCGAGCACCCCGAGGAACGCCTGGTACTCGGCGGAACGGCGAACCTGACGCGCAACGCCGCGGACTTCGCCGGCGACGCGGGGTTTCCCGGATCGCTCCGAGCGGTACTCGAGGCGTTGGAAGAGCAAGTGGTGGTGCTCAAACTGCTCGCAGTGACGCAGGACACCCGCACCGTGACCGTGCGGATCGGTGAGGAAACGCAGGTCGAGGAGATGCGTGGAACGTCGGTGATTTCCACCGGCTACGGGTCGGCTGGCATGGTCCTCGGAGGAATGGGTGTTCTGGGGCCGACCCGGATGGACTACCCAGGAACAATTGCGTCGGTCGCCGCGGTTGCCAGGTACATCGGCGAGGTCCTGGCCGAGCGCTGA
- the dnaJ gene encoding molecular chaperone DnaJ, which translates to MARDYYGTLGVGQQATDQEIKRAYRKLARELHPDVNPDEAAQARFKDISTAYEVLSDPEKRRIVDLGGDPLQQGGGGGGGGFGGAGFGGGLGDVFEAFFGGGAGGAQRGPKGRVQPGADSLLRTKLTLDECATGVTKHITVDTAILCDLCTGSGTNGDSKPVRCETCGGAGEVQSVQRSFLGQVMTSRPCPTCRGAGETIPDPCRKCGGDGRVRSRRDISVKVPVGVSNGMRIRLASQGEVGPGGGPAGDLYVEIVEQQHEVFVRDGDDLHCTVRVPMVDAALGTSVNIDAIIDGPTEISIEQGTQPNSTTVLRGHGMPKLRSGIRGDLHAHLEVIVPTKLDSKQTQLLEQLKSMRDRDSAEVVTTGSAHSGGLFSRLREAFSGR; encoded by the coding sequence GTGGCACGGGATTATTACGGGACTTTGGGCGTCGGCCAACAGGCGACTGACCAGGAGATCAAGCGCGCCTACCGAAAGTTGGCGCGAGAACTGCACCCGGACGTCAACCCGGACGAGGCCGCACAGGCCCGGTTCAAGGACATCTCCACCGCCTACGAGGTGCTCTCCGATCCGGAGAAGCGTCGCATCGTCGACCTCGGCGGCGACCCGCTGCAGCAGGGCGGCGGAGGCGGCGGCGGTGGGTTCGGTGGAGCCGGATTCGGCGGTGGCCTGGGGGATGTGTTCGAGGCATTCTTCGGCGGCGGTGCCGGTGGGGCCCAGCGCGGGCCCAAGGGGCGTGTGCAGCCGGGAGCCGATTCGCTGCTACGGACCAAGCTGACCCTCGACGAGTGCGCCACCGGCGTGACCAAGCACATCACCGTCGACACCGCGATTCTGTGCGACCTGTGCACCGGCTCGGGCACCAACGGCGACTCCAAGCCGGTTCGGTGCGAAACCTGCGGCGGTGCCGGTGAGGTGCAGTCGGTGCAGCGCTCGTTCCTCGGCCAGGTCATGACCAGCCGTCCGTGCCCCACCTGCCGCGGTGCAGGCGAGACCATTCCCGATCCTTGCCGCAAGTGTGGCGGCGACGGGCGGGTGCGCTCGCGTCGCGACATCTCGGTCAAGGTTCCCGTCGGCGTGAGCAACGGCATGCGGATCCGTCTTGCTTCGCAGGGTGAGGTCGGCCCGGGCGGTGGCCCCGCGGGAGATCTGTACGTGGAAATCGTCGAACAGCAGCACGAGGTGTTCGTCCGCGACGGCGACGATCTGCACTGCACCGTCCGCGTTCCGATGGTCGACGCCGCACTCGGCACCTCGGTGAACATCGATGCGATCATCGATGGGCCCACCGAGATTTCGATAGAACAAGGCACACAACCGAATTCGACGACCGTGTTGCGCGGGCACGGTATGCCCAAGCTACGTTCCGGTATTCGCGGTGACCTGCATGCCCACCTCGAGGTCATCGTGCCGACCAAGCTGGACAGCAAGCAGACCCAACTGCTCGAACAGCTCAAGTCGATGAGAGATCGCGACTCGGCCGAGGTCGTCACCACCGGTTCCGCACACAGCGGTGGACTGTTCTCGCGGTTGCGGGAAGCGTTCAGCGGTCGTTGA
- a CDS encoding 16S rRNA (uracil(1498)-N(3))-methyltransferase, whose amino-acid sequence MAPTVFYLSPLPKVGDIAVLDGKEGHHAATVRRIRVGERVLLGDGAGGLADTVVAAAEKNRLELTVQSRSEMPRPTPVVTLVQALPKADRSELAIELATEAGVDAVVPWQSARCVARWEGPKATKGVAKWRSTAAEAAKQSRRAFIPEVSDLHDSRAVYALVGSIVARGGVVAVLHEGATSAFRDLPFDSVPEVALVVGPEGGLDDREVAALTEAGATPVVLGPTVLRTSTAGAVALGALGVLTSRWTQLPPDFRNA is encoded by the coding sequence ATGGCCCCCACGGTCTTCTATCTCTCGCCGCTGCCGAAGGTCGGCGACATCGCCGTCCTCGACGGTAAGGAGGGGCATCACGCCGCGACGGTGCGACGCATTCGCGTCGGAGAGCGGGTGCTGCTCGGTGACGGAGCGGGCGGCTTGGCCGATACGGTCGTCGCCGCAGCGGAGAAGAACCGACTGGAACTGACCGTGCAGTCGCGCAGCGAGATGCCGCGTCCCACTCCGGTGGTGACGCTCGTGCAGGCATTGCCGAAGGCGGACCGATCGGAACTCGCCATCGAGCTGGCCACCGAGGCAGGCGTCGACGCTGTTGTGCCCTGGCAGTCCGCGCGCTGCGTCGCACGGTGGGAGGGCCCGAAGGCGACGAAGGGCGTCGCAAAATGGCGGAGCACCGCAGCGGAGGCAGCCAAGCAGTCGCGTCGGGCATTCATCCCCGAGGTCTCCGACCTGCACGATTCGCGTGCCGTGTATGCCCTGGTCGGCTCGATCGTCGCGCGCGGCGGGGTTGTTGCCGTGCTGCACGAGGGTGCCACCTCGGCGTTTCGGGACCTGCCGTTCGATTCGGTTCCCGAGGTCGCGCTCGTGGTCGGCCCCGAAGGTGGCCTCGACGACCGCGAAGTTGCTGCCCTCACCGAAGCCGGGGCAACCCCGGTCGTGCTGGGACCGACGGTGCTGAGGACGTCGACGGCAGGAGCCGTGGCACTCGGCGCGCTGGGGGTGCTCACCTCTCGCTGGACGCAACTTCCCCCGGATTTTCGGAACGCATGA
- a CDS encoding alpha/beta hydrolase family protein has translation MSARIKIAYGDHAEQFGHLYLPPEPVDASTPVVVVIHGGFWSGQYGSNLGTQFARAVAGAGAVAWNIEYRRVGAGGHWPEMQSDVLAALDVVAGAVQHHAPAGIDDVRVIGHSAGGHLAVWLGGETSTTVRPSRIVSQAGVLDLEPRGASGRTNPAVEALLQARYEDDPALYRSASPAARAPIGIRTICLHGSEDVQVPAVQSERYVETARAAGDDALLTMVPGEDHFAFLNPDSRCWALSLDAVLGRSGE, from the coding sequence ATGAGCGCACGGATCAAGATTGCGTACGGCGATCATGCTGAGCAATTCGGCCATCTCTACCTGCCGCCCGAGCCCGTCGATGCGTCGACGCCGGTCGTCGTGGTGATACACGGCGGATTCTGGAGCGGGCAGTACGGATCGAACCTCGGCACCCAATTCGCGCGCGCTGTCGCGGGAGCCGGCGCGGTGGCGTGGAACATCGAGTACAGACGTGTCGGCGCGGGCGGGCACTGGCCGGAGATGCAGTCCGACGTCCTCGCAGCTCTCGACGTCGTCGCCGGTGCGGTGCAACACCACGCCCCGGCCGGCATCGACGACGTTCGCGTCATCGGACACTCCGCAGGCGGGCACCTGGCAGTGTGGCTCGGCGGCGAAACGAGTACGACAGTGCGGCCGTCGCGCATCGTCTCGCAGGCCGGTGTCCTCGACCTGGAGCCGCGTGGTGCGTCGGGTCGAACCAATCCGGCGGTCGAGGCGTTGCTGCAGGCTCGATACGAGGACGACCCCGCGCTGTACCGATCGGCCTCGCCTGCTGCCCGTGCACCCATCGGTATCCGGACGATCTGCCTGCACGGGTCCGAGGACGTCCAGGTCCCGGCGGTGCAGAGCGAGCGGTACGTCGAGACGGCGAGAGCAGCCGGAGACGACGCGCTGCTGACGATGGTCCCCGGCGAGGACCACTTCGCGTTCCTGAACCCGGATTCGCGGTGTTGGGCACTCTCGCTCGACGCCGTGCTGGGCCGAAGCGGCGAGTAA
- a CDS encoding PhoH family protein, translating into MSEHSEFPAERDVRSTLELAPEAVMPLLGQSDENLRALEQMLTADIHVRGNAVTLTGKVADVALAERVISELAALAKRAQPLTPDAVRRSIAMLTEGVSDSPAEVLSLDILSRRGKTIRPKTLNQKRYVDAIDANTIVFGIGPAGTGKTYLAMAKAVQALQTKQVSRIILTRPAVEAGERLGFLPGTLHEKIDPYLRPLHDALHDMMDDEAIPKLMQAGVIEVAPLAYMRGRTLNDAFIILDEAQNTTAEQMKMFLTRLGFGSKIVVTGDVTQVDLPGGAKSGLRAASEILTDLDDIHFAQLTSSDVVRHRLVSEIVDAYERFESASEGVIPNREQRRSGGPRSARR; encoded by the coding sequence GTGAGTGAACACAGCGAATTTCCCGCCGAGCGTGATGTTCGGTCCACCTTGGAGCTCGCCCCCGAAGCAGTGATGCCACTGCTGGGACAGTCCGACGAGAACCTGCGGGCGCTCGAGCAGATGCTGACGGCAGACATCCACGTACGAGGAAACGCCGTGACGCTCACCGGAAAAGTGGCCGACGTGGCGCTGGCCGAACGGGTGATCTCCGAGTTGGCCGCGCTCGCCAAGCGCGCCCAGCCGCTGACTCCCGACGCCGTCCGCCGCTCGATCGCCATGCTCACCGAGGGCGTGTCCGATTCGCCCGCCGAGGTCCTGAGCTTGGACATTCTCTCGCGTCGCGGCAAGACGATCCGGCCCAAAACGCTGAACCAGAAGCGGTACGTGGACGCGATCGACGCCAACACCATCGTGTTCGGCATCGGACCTGCCGGTACCGGCAAGACATACCTCGCGATGGCCAAGGCCGTTCAGGCATTGCAGACCAAACAGGTCAGCCGCATCATCCTGACGCGTCCGGCAGTGGAAGCGGGCGAGCGCCTCGGCTTTCTGCCCGGTACCTTGCACGAGAAGATCGACCCGTACCTGCGCCCGCTGCACGACGCGTTGCACGACATGATGGACGACGAAGCGATCCCCAAGCTGATGCAAGCAGGGGTCATCGAGGTCGCCCCGCTCGCGTACATGCGCGGTCGTACGCTCAACGACGCGTTCATCATTCTCGACGAGGCGCAGAACACCACGGCCGAGCAGATGAAGATGTTTCTGACGCGTCTGGGGTTCGGCTCGAAGATCGTGGTCACCGGCGACGTCACCCAGGTCGACCTTCCGGGTGGCGCAAAATCGGGATTGCGTGCCGCATCCGAGATTCTCACCGACCTCGACGACATCCACTTCGCGCAGCTCACCAGCAGCGACGTGGTGCGGCATCGCCTGGTCTCGGAAATCGTCGACGCATACGAGCGCTTCGAGTCGGCATCGGAAGGTGTGATTCCCAACCGCGAGCAACGCCGCAGCGGTGGACCGCGTTCGGCGAGAAGATGA
- the ybeY gene encoding rRNA maturation RNase YbeY, which yields MSIEVSNESGMDISEPELVSVARFAIAGMDVHPAAELSMVLVDSATMADLHMRWMDLPGPTDVMSFPMDELEPGGRPDAPEPGPAMLGDIVLCPSFAADQAAAAGHSLEHELALLTVHGVLHLLGYDHAEPDEEKEMFELQNRLLAEWYEDARRAEQAAEQAARDARLLGKAGFVDGVDR from the coding sequence ATGAGTATCGAAGTGTCCAACGAGTCGGGGATGGACATCTCCGAACCCGAGCTGGTCTCGGTCGCACGGTTCGCGATCGCCGGCATGGACGTGCATCCCGCCGCAGAACTGTCGATGGTGCTGGTGGATTCGGCCACGATGGCGGACCTGCACATGCGGTGGATGGATCTGCCCGGCCCCACCGACGTGATGTCGTTTCCGATGGACGAGCTCGAGCCGGGCGGTCGTCCCGATGCGCCCGAACCCGGACCGGCGATGCTCGGCGACATCGTGCTGTGCCCGTCGTTCGCTGCGGATCAGGCTGCTGCTGCGGGCCATTCGCTCGAGCACGAGCTCGCATTGCTGACGGTGCACGGAGTGCTGCATCTGCTCGGCTACGACCACGCCGAGCCGGACGAAGAAAAAGAAATGTTCGAGCTGCAGAACCGTCTGCTCGCCGAATGGTACGAGGATGCCAGGCGGGCCGAGCAGGCTGCAGAACAGGCTGCCCGCGATGCACGGTTGCTCGGCAAAGCCGGTTTCGTCGACGGTGTCGATCGGTGA
- a CDS encoding hemolysin family protein has product MSSAVALIVFAVLLVPLGGLFAAVDSALNTVSRARIDDMVKDERPGATGLVVVVADRPRYVNLMVLLRILCEIGGTVLLAGGLTQLIDSTTALVITAVVMVLVSYVVIGVGPRTLGRQNAYSIALAAAFPLRALGWLLGPISRLLILIGNAITPGKGFRNGPFASEIELRELVDMARERGVVADDERRMIQSVFELGDTSAREVMVPRPEMVWIESDKSAGQATSLAVRSGHSRIPVIGENVDDVVGVVYLKDLVQQTYYSTDGGRGVQVSELMRPAVFVPDSKALDSLLAEMQRDRNHMALLVDEYGGIAGLVTIEDVIEEIVGEIADEYDSDEVAPIEELDDGRYRVSSRVPLEDLGEIFGIEIESEEVDTVGGLLGHELGRVPLPGAQVMTHGLLLRGEGGADPKGRVRITTVLVEKIEPDEESTEDDDSSDVTHQH; this is encoded by the coding sequence GTGAGCAGTGCTGTTGCACTCATCGTTTTTGCTGTCCTTCTGGTGCCTCTCGGTGGGCTGTTCGCCGCCGTCGATTCCGCGCTGAACACTGTGTCGCGTGCGCGGATCGACGACATGGTCAAGGACGAGCGACCGGGTGCCACCGGCCTCGTCGTCGTGGTCGCCGACCGCCCGCGCTACGTCAACTTGATGGTGTTGCTGCGCATCCTGTGCGAAATCGGCGGCACCGTCCTGCTCGCGGGCGGCCTGACTCAGCTGATCGATTCGACGACGGCCCTGGTCATCACCGCAGTGGTCATGGTGCTGGTCAGCTACGTCGTGATCGGTGTCGGACCGCGAACCCTCGGCCGGCAGAACGCGTACTCGATCGCTCTTGCGGCAGCGTTTCCGCTGCGCGCGCTCGGGTGGCTCCTCGGACCGATCAGCAGGCTGCTCATTCTCATCGGTAACGCGATCACCCCGGGTAAGGGATTTCGCAACGGCCCGTTCGCATCCGAGATCGAACTGCGCGAGTTGGTGGACATGGCCCGCGAGCGCGGCGTCGTGGCCGACGACGAGCGGCGGATGATTCAATCCGTGTTCGAGTTGGGGGACACCTCCGCCCGTGAGGTCATGGTCCCGCGGCCCGAGATGGTGTGGATCGAGTCGGACAAGTCGGCCGGCCAGGCCACGTCGTTGGCCGTACGCAGTGGACACTCGCGCATCCCGGTGATCGGCGAGAATGTGGACGACGTGGTCGGCGTCGTCTACCTCAAAGACCTTGTGCAGCAAACGTATTACTCCACCGATGGTGGCCGCGGGGTGCAGGTGTCCGAGCTGATGCGTCCGGCCGTGTTCGTTCCCGACTCCAAGGCACTCGACAGTCTGCTCGCCGAGATGCAGCGCGATCGAAACCACATGGCCCTGTTGGTCGACGAATACGGAGGCATCGCAGGCCTGGTGACCATCGAGGACGTCATCGAGGAAATCGTCGGTGAGATCGCCGACGAATACGACTCCGACGAAGTTGCGCCCATCGAGGAGCTCGACGACGGACGGTATCGGGTGTCCTCGCGAGTGCCGCTCGAAGACCTCGGCGAGATCTTCGGGATCGAGATCGAATCCGAGGAGGTCGACACCGTCGGCGGACTGCTCGGACACGAGCTGGGCCGCGTGCCGCTGCCCGGTGCTCAGGTGATGACCCACGGACTGCTGCTGCGCGGTGAAGGTGGGGCCGACCCCAAGGGGCGCGTCCGCATCACCACCGTGCTGGTCGAAAAGATCGAACCCGACGAAGAATCCACCGAGGACGACGACTCGTCGGACGTCACTCACCAACACTGA